The proteins below come from a single Eucalyptus grandis isolate ANBG69807.140 chromosome 3, ASM1654582v1, whole genome shotgun sequence genomic window:
- the LOC120291831 gene encoding defensin-like protein 182: protein MIEMPKVEAYCSEGIGLCGKGNECEEKCQARHGPGSQGSCDYIIKPPLCTCYYDCPTPPPLPKLCNGGGGLCSYSCEDQCCSDRCATKFSQGRGYCDDSAGPWLCQCQYPC from the coding sequence ATGATAGAGATGCCTAAGGTGGAGGCATATTGCAGTGAAGGGATAGGGCTATGTGGGAAGGGTAACGAGTgcgaggaaaaatgccaagcACGTCACGGCCCAGGCTCGCAAGGATCGTGCGACTACATCATCAAGCCTCCACTTTGCACTTGCTACTACGATTGTCCCACACCACCGCCGCTGCCAAAATTGTGCAATGGTGGCGGCGGTTTGTGCAGCTACTCCTGTGAGGACCAGTGTTGCAGCGATCGATGTGCCACCAAGTTCAGTCAAGGCCGAGGGTACTGCGATGATAGTGCTGGTCCTTGGCTGTGTCAATGCCAATACCCTTGCTAA